One part of the Marinobacterium rhizophilum genome encodes these proteins:
- a CDS encoding phage protease: MSTFKPHTVIPGLAALSARTESSVAALALDLAADGNGWQQLLPAGRFSAIDGRPFDVPGGQWQIDADIAARLIAQATAAANDFVIDYEHQTLYSETNGQPAPAAAWFKDMEWREGSGLWIRPQWTARARDHIQNGEYKYLSAVFSYDKDTGTPLLMHSAALVNRPGIDGLQALEALSARLNRLPLQLAPTHPAPLPPNEQEQHPMNKAMRTLLATLGIEIADDGELTDAQGSAALAALSALQSQADQGKALETEVATLKANASDAKGKDKDVDLSRYVPAATYNALVTEMATLKAGSDQTSVEQLLKDARSEGRVLAAEQDYLQQFAAQQGVAALKALIEARPAVAALKGHQSHDKAPPKDKAKDDDLSAEDLAVLKATGLSREDFLKSKQELN, encoded by the coding sequence ATGAGCACATTCAAACCCCACACAGTCATCCCTGGCCTGGCCGCCCTCAGTGCCCGCACCGAGTCTTCGGTGGCGGCGCTGGCGCTCGACCTCGCCGCTGACGGCAACGGCTGGCAGCAGCTGCTGCCGGCAGGGCGCTTCAGCGCCATCGATGGCCGTCCGTTCGATGTGCCGGGCGGGCAGTGGCAGATCGATGCCGACATTGCTGCAAGGCTGATTGCCCAGGCGACGGCCGCTGCCAATGACTTTGTCATCGACTACGAACACCAGACCCTCTATTCAGAGACCAACGGCCAGCCGGCGCCCGCCGCTGCCTGGTTCAAGGACATGGAGTGGCGGGAAGGTTCCGGGCTATGGATTCGCCCGCAGTGGACCGCCCGTGCCCGCGATCATATCCAGAACGGCGAATACAAATACCTGTCTGCCGTTTTCTCCTACGACAAGGACACCGGCACGCCCTTGCTGATGCACAGCGCGGCCCTGGTCAATCGCCCCGGCATTGATGGCCTGCAGGCGCTGGAGGCACTGAGCGCCCGCCTTAACCGGCTACCCCTTCAACTGGCACCCACTCACCCGGCACCTTTGCCCCCCAATGAACAGGAGCAGCACCCCATGAACAAAGCAATGCGCACACTGCTGGCCACGCTCGGCATCGAGATCGCGGACGACGGCGAACTGACCGACGCGCAGGGCAGTGCAGCACTCGCGGCACTGTCGGCCCTGCAGAGCCAGGCCGACCAGGGCAAGGCACTGGAAACCGAAGTGGCGACGCTCAAGGCCAATGCCAGCGATGCCAAAGGAAAGGACAAGGATGTCGATCTGTCCCGATACGTGCCGGCCGCCACCTACAACGCCCTGGTCACTGAAATGGCCACGCTTAAGGCCGGCAGCGACCAGACCAGCGTCGAGCAGCTGCTCAAGGATGCCCGCAGCGAAGGTCGCGTGCTGGCCGCCGAGCAGGATTACCTGCAGCAGTTCGCCGCCCAGCAGGGTGTGGCGGCGTTGAAGGCGCTGATCGAGGCGCGCCCGGCGGTGGCCGCACTCAAGGGCCACCAGTCCCACGACAAGGCACCGCCCAAGGACAAAGCCAAAGACGACGACCTGAGTGCCGAGGATCTGGCGGTGCTCAAGGCCACGGGCCTGAGCCGTGAAGACTTCCTTAAATCCAAGCAGGAGCTGAACTGA
- a CDS encoding DapH/DapD/GlmU-related protein: MSRMSIISEKAKVSASVKIGRFCIVEDNVELADGVVVEDYVMILEGSKIGSNTRIGTYTKVGKNVVIGSNCSFTSYCEIRDNCALGDSVTMGSRCTLSANTIVEDDVIMKYAFVVTDTPDLTNNNQKATGYLKKGSRFGASVVIMPSVTIGENAEIGACSQVRKDVPDSEVWFGMPAKFYRKAD; encoded by the coding sequence ATGTCAAGAATGAGCATAATATCGGAAAAAGCTAAAGTATCTGCCAGTGTTAAAATTGGCAGGTTCTGCATTGTAGAAGACAATGTTGAGTTAGCAGACGGGGTGGTTGTTGAGGACTACGTCATGATATTGGAAGGCAGTAAAATAGGAAGTAATACTAGAATAGGCACGTATACGAAGGTCGGAAAGAATGTTGTTATAGGTAGTAACTGTTCATTTACTTCTTACTGTGAAATCCGTGATAACTGTGCATTGGGAGACAGCGTTACGATGGGTAGCCGCTGTACGTTGTCGGCCAACACTATCGTCGAAGATGACGTAATTATGAAATATGCCTTCGTAGTGACAGATACGCCTGATCTTACAAACAATAACCAAAAAGCAACGGGGTACCTTAAGAAAGGCTCACGCTTTGGTGCTAGTGTCGTGATCATGCCGTCTGTAACAATTGGGGAAAACGCAGAAATTGGCGCTTGCTCCCAGGTGAGGAAGGACGTCCCTGACAGTGAAGTTTGGTTCGGTATGCCTGCAAAATTTTATAGGAAGGCAGATTGA
- a CDS encoding phage virion morphogenesis protein codes for MAGARTRIENSLSVEYDDGNLQSTINRLIALTSDLTPVNIEIAEYLHRRTRDHFDSEQGPDGVAWAKVSPATQAQKDQGYNIGGSRTALPIPGKTLHGATLHLRDTLYPFWGKDEAGVSTGPATQDYAAAHQFGTQGMQIQVPAHQRLVTQAFGQMLKFPVWSNVRAHSFAGNTPARPYLGLGKDDEREVLEILEDEILSMMLGA; via the coding sequence ATGGCCGGTGCCCGTACCCGTATCGAGAATAGCCTGAGCGTTGAATACGACGATGGCAACCTGCAGAGCACCATCAATCGGCTGATCGCGCTGACCAGCGACCTGACCCCGGTAAACATCGAGATCGCCGAGTACCTGCACCGCCGCACCCGTGACCACTTCGACAGCGAGCAGGGGCCCGATGGCGTCGCCTGGGCCAAGGTATCGCCCGCCACCCAGGCGCAGAAGGATCAGGGCTACAACATCGGCGGCTCGCGCACCGCACTGCCGATCCCGGGCAAGACGCTGCACGGTGCCACCCTGCACCTGCGCGATACCCTCTATCCGTTCTGGGGCAAGGACGAGGCCGGTGTCAGCACCGGGCCTGCCACCCAGGACTACGCCGCCGCCCACCAGTTCGGCACCCAGGGCATGCAGATACAGGTGCCCGCGCACCAGCGCCTGGTGACCCAGGCGTTCGGACAGATGCTGAAGTTTCCGGTCTGGTCCAATGTGCGCGCCCACAGCTTCGCCGGCAACACCCCGGCCCGGCCTTACCTGGGGCTCGGCAAGGATGACGAGCGCGAGGTGCTGGAGATCCTGGAGGACGAGATCCTATCCATGATGCTGGGCGCCTGA
- a CDS encoding PBECR2 nuclease fold domain-containing protein, with the protein MPPRATTDIGARPFDEAISYFSQKLGLPTTGWQDVYGAQHDHAFMVAGANRQAIVEGFASAIAAAIEQGETLAAFRERFDQLVASHGWDYKGSRGWRSRLIYETNVRQAYNAGREIQMADPAHRARFPYMEYRHSGAENYRPQHKAWDRLVLAADDPWWNLHSPSNGYGCKCKKLPVSKRELKRLGKTAPDTAPADEFREYVDKRTGEVRQIPLGIDPGFDHRPGESWLRHNSPRQVKQWPVGQGTIPFGHPDDTPLPAPTKVNPQQLLEPGLSDDAYIDAFVAEFHGKGSRSEKTREKHQVFQDVLGEPLLISDQLFQDASGRRIQAPSEGGAIDPQYLPLLAQAIQQPDEIWAALEPDLAIPGKYRLTRRYLSRWITAEGQQLLMSWVHGQGLWHGATAAATEAELAALRQGVRLYQRGPQVNNKGEQ; encoded by the coding sequence ATGCCCCCGCGTGCAACCACCGATATCGGCGCGCGGCCCTTCGATGAGGCCATCAGCTACTTCAGCCAGAAGCTCGGCCTGCCCACCACCGGCTGGCAGGATGTGTACGGTGCGCAGCATGACCATGCCTTTATGGTGGCGGGCGCCAACAGGCAGGCCATTGTGGAGGGCTTCGCCAGCGCCATTGCGGCCGCCATCGAGCAGGGCGAAACCCTGGCCGCCTTTCGTGAGCGTTTCGATCAGCTGGTCGCCAGCCATGGCTGGGACTACAAGGGCAGCCGGGGCTGGCGCTCGCGCCTGATCTACGAGACTAACGTGCGCCAGGCCTACAACGCCGGCCGTGAAATCCAGATGGCCGACCCTGCGCACCGCGCCCGCTTCCCCTATATGGAATACCGCCACTCCGGCGCCGAGAACTACCGCCCGCAGCACAAGGCCTGGGACCGGCTGGTGCTGGCCGCCGACGATCCCTGGTGGAACCTGCACAGCCCCAGCAACGGCTATGGCTGCAAGTGCAAAAAGCTGCCGGTATCCAAGCGCGAACTCAAGCGCCTAGGCAAGACAGCCCCCGATACGGCGCCAGCGGATGAATTCCGCGAGTATGTCGACAAGCGCACAGGAGAGGTGCGCCAGATCCCCTTGGGTATTGATCCCGGTTTTGATCACCGCCCCGGTGAAAGCTGGCTGCGCCATAACAGCCCGCGCCAGGTAAAGCAGTGGCCCGTCGGGCAGGGCACCATTCCCTTTGGCCATCCCGATGACACCCCCTTGCCGGCACCCACCAAGGTGAATCCGCAGCAGCTGCTGGAGCCAGGCCTGAGCGATGATGCCTATATAGACGCCTTTGTGGCGGAGTTTCATGGCAAGGGTTCTCGCTCGGAAAAGACCAGGGAAAAACACCAGGTGTTCCAGGATGTGCTGGGCGAGCCGCTGCTGATCAGCGACCAGCTGTTCCAGGATGCCAGCGGCCGCCGTATCCAGGCCCCGTCCGAAGGCGGCGCTATCGATCCGCAGTACCTGCCGTTGCTGGCCCAGGCCATCCAGCAGCCGGATGAAATCTGGGCGGCGCTCGAACCCGACCTGGCAATACCCGGTAAATACCGTTTAACCCGCCGTTACCTGTCGCGCTGGATTACCGCCGAAGGTCAGCAGCTGCTGATGAGCTGGGTGCACGGGCAGGGGCTTTGGCATGGAGCCACGGCTGCCGCCACCGAGGCAGAGCTGGCGGCACTGCGCCAGGGCGTGCGGCTGTATCAACGTGGCCCGCAAGTGAATAACAAAGGGGAGCAATAA
- a CDS encoding DUF935 domain-containing protein, which produces MAHSSILDINGRPFDLGELAEPQTETEAKLAQLHRHYADHPSSGLTPARLAGILRDAEQGDLIGQCELAEDMEEKDAHIQSELGKRRLAWQGPDWNIEPPPGASAEEQRDAEQIEELLRSATWLDDCIFDCGDAILKGFANLELSWDFADNTHFVTATEYRDPGWFQAHPDRRNELRLRDGSHEGMELRPFSWISHQARVKSGYLSRRALARVLAWPFLFKNYSVRDLAEFLEIYGLPLRLGKYPAGASEREKMTLLRAVMSIGHNAGGIIPRGMDIEFEKAADGASDPFMAMINWCEKSQSKAILGGTLTSQADGKSSTNALGNVHNEVRQEIRDSDLKSLGNTLTRDLVLPLYMLNGKSYRSPRRTPLLVFDLNEPEDLAQFSGPLKGLVELGVQIPVNWVHEKTRIPQAQKGEAVLALATQAPAPAPEPEKSNASLAALKAGDEKDTAGQLSEQLHGAAGDAVSGWLDQIRALVESADSLEALQAGLLALDLDAAALTEAMGQALTLASLAGRYELLQDAR; this is translated from the coding sequence ATGGCTCACAGCAGCATTCTGGATATCAACGGCCGCCCCTTTGACCTGGGCGAGCTGGCCGAACCACAGACCGAAACCGAGGCAAAGCTGGCGCAGCTGCACCGCCACTATGCCGATCACCCGTCCAGTGGGCTCACACCGGCCAGGCTCGCAGGTATTTTGCGCGATGCCGAGCAGGGCGATCTGATCGGCCAGTGCGAGCTGGCCGAAGACATGGAAGAGAAAGACGCCCACATCCAGAGCGAGCTGGGCAAGCGCCGCCTGGCCTGGCAGGGGCCGGACTGGAACATCGAGCCGCCGCCGGGCGCCAGCGCAGAGGAACAGCGCGATGCCGAGCAGATCGAGGAGCTGCTGCGCTCGGCTACCTGGCTGGACGACTGCATCTTCGATTGCGGCGATGCCATCCTCAAGGGCTTCGCCAATCTGGAGCTGTCCTGGGACTTTGCCGACAACACCCACTTTGTCACCGCCACCGAGTACCGCGACCCCGGCTGGTTCCAGGCCCACCCGGACCGGCGCAACGAACTGCGCCTGCGCGATGGCAGCCATGAGGGCATGGAGCTGCGGCCCTTCAGCTGGATCAGCCACCAGGCGCGGGTGAAGTCCGGCTACCTGTCGCGCCGTGCCCTGGCCCGCGTGCTGGCCTGGCCCTTCCTGTTCAAGAACTACAGCGTGCGCGATCTGGCCGAGTTCCTGGAGATCTACGGCCTGCCGCTGCGCCTGGGCAAATACCCGGCCGGTGCCAGCGAGCGCGAGAAGATGACCCTGCTGCGCGCCGTGATGAGCATCGGCCACAATGCCGGCGGCATCATCCCCCGGGGCATGGATATCGAGTTCGAAAAAGCCGCCGACGGCGCCAGCGATCCCTTCATGGCCATGATCAACTGGTGCGAGAAGAGCCAGAGCAAGGCGATTCTCGGCGGCACCCTCACCAGCCAGGCCGATGGCAAAAGCTCCACCAATGCACTCGGCAACGTGCATAACGAGGTGCGCCAGGAGATCCGCGATTCCGACCTCAAGAGCCTCGGCAATACGCTCACCCGTGACCTGGTGCTGCCGCTGTACATGCTCAACGGCAAAAGCTACAGATCCCCACGGCGCACGCCACTACTGGTGTTTGATCTTAACGAGCCCGAAGACCTGGCGCAGTTTTCCGGCCCGCTGAAAGGCCTGGTTGAGCTGGGCGTGCAGATCCCGGTGAACTGGGTACACGAGAAAACCCGCATCCCCCAGGCGCAGAAAGGCGAGGCCGTGCTGGCGCTGGCCACCCAAGCGCCTGCACCCGCGCCTGAACCTGAAAAAAGCAACGCCAGCCTCGCAGCGCTGAAGGCCGGTGATGAAAAGGATACCGCCGGCCAGCTAAGCGAGCAGCTGCACGGTGCCGCAGGCGATGCGGTGTCCGGCTGGCTGGATCAGATTCGTGCCCTGGTGGAGTCCGCCGACAGCCTGGAAGCGTTGCAGGCCGGGCTGCTGGCGCTGGACCTGGACGCCGCCGCGCTCACCGAGGCCATGGGCCAGGCGCTTACCCTGGCAAGTCTGGCGGGCCGCTATGAGCTGCTGCAGGACGCCCGCTAA
- a CDS encoding terminase large subunit domain-containing protein, which yields MNAPITDQPLGAIAASNLQDLQQFDAGEVLLGYQKRWIADTSALKIAQKSRRTGLTWAEAADATLCAATARNEGGCNHFYVGSNKEMAREFIEAAAMWAKAFDRAAGEIQEEVLHEDDKDILTFVVYFASGFKVQALSSNPSNLRGMQGNVTIDEAAFHDRLAEVLKAALALTMWGSRVRLISTHNGVDNLFNQLIQDSLAGRKRYSIHTITLDDACTQGLYQRICQITRKPWSQEAEDEWQAGLLKDTATEEDALEEYGCVPKQGGGAYINRSLIERAQRADIPVLHFEAPQGFMLWSDQQRLAEIDDWCEAHLNPLLEALSPDHSHAFGEDFARKGDLSVFAPLIILPDTRLRFPFLLELRNCPYESQKQFMFYILRRLPRLTGAAFDATGNGGYLAEAAALQFGTDLVDQVQLNLPWYREWMPKFKAKFEDADIEIPKTTDVLNDLRKIQVVKGVPVIEKGSGKGTDGQQRHGDAAVAMCMAVRASYMEGSAIEFTALPGKGEPDDDSDDYLNSFQRGTW from the coding sequence ATGAACGCCCCCATCACCGACCAGCCGCTGGGCGCCATTGCCGCCAGCAACCTGCAGGATCTGCAGCAGTTCGATGCCGGCGAGGTATTACTGGGCTACCAGAAGCGCTGGATCGCCGATACGTCGGCGCTGAAGATCGCTCAGAAATCGCGCCGCACCGGGCTCACCTGGGCAGAAGCGGCCGACGCCACCCTCTGTGCCGCCACCGCCAGGAACGAAGGCGGCTGCAACCACTTCTATGTGGGCAGCAACAAGGAGATGGCGCGGGAGTTCATAGAGGCCGCCGCCATGTGGGCCAAGGCATTCGACCGGGCCGCCGGCGAGATCCAGGAAGAGGTGCTGCACGAAGACGACAAGGACATTCTAACCTTCGTTGTCTACTTTGCGTCGGGCTTCAAGGTACAGGCGCTCAGCTCCAACCCCAGCAACCTGCGCGGCATGCAGGGCAACGTCACCATCGATGAAGCGGCCTTCCACGATCGCCTGGCCGAGGTACTGAAAGCAGCGCTGGCACTCACCATGTGGGGCTCGCGGGTGCGCCTGATCAGCACCCACAACGGCGTTGATAATCTGTTTAACCAGCTCATCCAGGACAGCCTGGCCGGCCGCAAACGCTACAGCATTCACACCATCACCCTGGACGATGCCTGCACCCAGGGTCTGTACCAGCGCATCTGCCAGATCACCCGCAAGCCCTGGAGCCAGGAAGCCGAGGACGAGTGGCAGGCGGGCCTGCTCAAAGACACCGCCACCGAAGAAGATGCCCTGGAGGAATACGGCTGTGTACCCAAGCAGGGCGGCGGTGCCTATATCAACCGCAGCCTGATCGAGCGGGCGCAGCGGGCTGATATTCCAGTGCTGCACTTCGAGGCGCCCCAGGGCTTCATGCTCTGGTCCGATCAGCAGCGCCTGGCGGAGATTGACGACTGGTGCGAGGCCCACCTGAATCCGCTGTTGGAAGCGCTGAGCCCGGACCACTCCCATGCCTTTGGTGAGGATTTTGCGCGCAAGGGCGACCTGTCGGTGTTCGCCCCGCTGATCATCCTGCCGGATACCCGGCTGCGTTTCCCGTTCCTGCTGGAGCTGCGCAACTGCCCCTATGAAAGCCAGAAGCAGTTCATGTTCTATATCCTGCGCCGCCTGCCACGGCTCACCGGTGCGGCCTTCGATGCCACCGGCAACGGCGGTTACCTGGCGGAAGCGGCGGCACTGCAGTTCGGCACCGATCTGGTGGACCAGGTGCAGCTGAACCTGCCCTGGTACCGCGAGTGGATGCCCAAGTTCAAGGCCAAGTTCGAAGACGCCGATATCGAGATCCCCAAGACCACCGATGTGCTGAATGACCTGCGCAAGATCCAGGTAGTTAAAGGCGTGCCGGTGATCGAGAAGGGCAGCGGCAAGGGAACCGATGGCCAGCAGCGCCACGGCGATGCGGCCGTGGCCATGTGCATGGCGGTACGCGCTAGTTATATGGAAGGCAGCGCCATCGAGTTCACCGCGCTGCCGGGCAAGGGCGAGCCCGATGATGATAGCGACGACTACTTAAACAGTTTTCAACGAGGCACCTGGTAA
- a CDS encoding DUF3486 family protein produces MARASSIDQLPDDIRDALHELLRDPAVTQLETAQRVNQLLSEEGHPIRVSKSAVNRYSQRMDQIGEKMRQSRQIADMWIGKLGNQPQGKVGAMLNEFTRTMAFETALTMSEGDDPIPPKLLKELALAIKHLEEASSVNEKREREIRRLATEEAAETAGALAKAAGLTAAGVADIKKQILGIA; encoded by the coding sequence ATGGCCCGCGCCAGCAGCATCGACCAGCTGCCCGACGATATCCGCGACGCCCTGCACGAACTGCTGCGTGACCCGGCCGTCACCCAGCTGGAAACCGCCCAGCGGGTCAACCAGCTGCTGAGCGAGGAAGGCCACCCGATCCGCGTCAGCAAGAGCGCCGTCAACCGCTACAGCCAGCGCATGGACCAGATCGGCGAGAAGATGCGTCAGTCCCGCCAGATCGCGGACATGTGGATCGGCAAGCTGGGCAATCAGCCCCAGGGCAAGGTCGGCGCCATGCTCAACGAGTTCACCCGCACCATGGCGTTCGAAACCGCCCTCACCATGAGCGAAGGCGACGACCCCATACCGCCCAAGCTGCTCAAAGAGCTGGCCCTGGCCATCAAGCACCTGGAAGAAGCCAGCAGCGTCAACGAGAAGCGCGAGCGCGAGATCCGCCGCCTGGCCACCGAAGAAGCCGCCGAAACCGCCGGCGCCCTGGCCAAGGCGGCCGGCCTCACCGCCGCCGGCGTGGCTGACATCAAGAAGCAGATCCTGGGGATTGCCTGA
- a CDS encoding VpaChn25_0724 family phage protein has translation MAFDTFEQEDRRLVILRLLAEDADYRVNSSILQQGIELYGHSVSRDKLHTELHWLAEQDLLKCEPINSVLIVTLTQRGLDVAQGKAVVPGVKRPGPGA, from the coding sequence ATGGCGTTTGATACGTTTGAACAAGAGGATCGCCGCCTGGTGATCCTGCGACTGCTGGCAGAGGATGCCGACTACCGTGTGAACTCCAGCATCCTGCAGCAGGGCATCGAGCTGTACGGCCACTCGGTCAGCCGCGACAAGCTGCACACCGAGCTGCACTGGCTGGCCGAACAGGATCTGCTCAAGTGTGAGCCGATCAACAGCGTGCTGATCGTCACCCTGACCCAGCGCGGCCTCGATGTCGCCCAGGGCAAGGCCGTGGTACCGGGCGTCAAGCGCCCCGGGCCGGGAGCCTGA
- a CDS encoding DUF2730 family protein yields the protein MDAKFWLDVVQWIVTLGVMIFVWIDRGRSDNRRLIQKLGERQELQEQRLTRAEEGLRHTPTHDDFAKLQAEVSGVQSTLNRVTSTLDRIHDYLMNSKA from the coding sequence ATGGACGCTAAATTCTGGCTCGATGTGGTGCAGTGGATCGTGACCCTGGGCGTAATGATCTTTGTCTGGATCGACCGGGGCCGCTCCGATAACCGCCGGCTGATCCAGAAGCTGGGCGAACGCCAGGAACTGCAGGAACAGCGCCTCACCCGCGCCGAAGAGGGCCTGCGCCACACCCCTACCCACGACGACTTTGCCAAGCTGCAGGCCGAGGTATCCGGCGTGCAGAGCACGCTCAACCGCGTCACCAGCACGCTGGACCGCATCCACGATTACCTGATGAACAGCAAGGCCTAG
- a CDS encoding TraR/DksA C4-type zinc finger protein: MPDLYDSAQEREQQNTQAAHQAHTARLRPEPPQTVVDGRVLCIDCDEPVQPARLAAKPNAARCFHCQGITERKHGR; the protein is encoded by the coding sequence ATGCCCGACCTTTACGACAGCGCCCAGGAGCGTGAGCAGCAAAACACCCAGGCCGCGCACCAGGCCCACACCGCAAGGCTGCGCCCCGAACCGCCGCAAACGGTGGTAGACGGCCGGGTGCTCTGCATCGACTGCGACGAGCCCGTGCAGCCCGCCAGGCTGGCCGCCAAGCCCAATGCCGCCCGCTGCTTTCATTGCCAGGGCATAACGGAGCGCAAGCATGGACGCTAA
- a CDS encoding 3TM-type holin, with amino-acid sequence MANPIWSAITALVTPVTEMVDKLHTSDAERLQAKAALFGLQSELSQTLIEYESKLLAAKSSVIIAEAQGQSWLQRSWRPITMLTFLLLVVLDTMGWTAFRLSDEAWTLLQIGLGGYVVGRSVEKTAPSLMQALRKE; translated from the coding sequence ATGGCAAATCCGATTTGGTCCGCAATTACCGCGCTGGTCACCCCGGTCACCGAAATGGTGGACAAACTCCACACCTCGGATGCAGAGCGCCTGCAGGCCAAGGCCGCGCTCTTTGGCCTGCAGTCCGAACTCAGCCAGACCCTGATTGAGTACGAATCCAAACTGCTGGCGGCCAAGAGTTCGGTGATTATTGCCGAGGCCCAGGGTCAGAGTTGGCTGCAGCGCAGCTGGCGGCCGATCACCATGCTCACCTTCCTGCTGCTGGTAGTGCTCGACACCATGGGATGGACGGCGTTTCGCCTGTCCGACGAAGCCTGGACGCTGCTGCAGATCGGCCTGGGTGGCTATGTGGTGGGCCGCAGTGTCGAGAAAACCGCCCCCAGCCTGATGCAAGCCCTGCGCAAGGAATAA
- a CDS encoding glycoside hydrolase family 108 protein → MAAYFEPAVNWLLGPDIEGEHSNDAADKGGDTWYGLARRWNQDMDWPPTREQAIARYRERYWDACRCDELPGTLAVLVFDAAVQHAPKDAIRFLQQAIGAYADGIIGPKTLAKAQYVDNDRLADFLSYRARYYTQLCIDDASQLTFIRGWHRRLFLLQRFALSL, encoded by the coding sequence ATGGCCGCTTATTTCGAACCCGCCGTCAACTGGTTGCTGGGTCCCGACATCGAGGGCGAGCACAGCAACGATGCTGCCGATAAGGGCGGGGATACCTGGTACGGCCTGGCGCGCCGCTGGAACCAGGACATGGACTGGCCGCCAACTCGCGAGCAGGCCATCGCGCGTTACCGCGAACGCTACTGGGATGCCTGCCGCTGCGACGAACTGCCCGGCACCCTGGCTGTGCTGGTGTTTGATGCCGCCGTGCAGCACGCCCCCAAAGACGCGATCCGTTTTCTACAGCAGGCCATCGGTGCCTATGCCGACGGTATCATCGGACCCAAGACGCTGGCCAAGGCCCAGTATGTCGACAACGACCGCCTGGCCGACTTCCTCAGTTACCGTGCCCGCTACTACACCCAGCTGTGTATCGACGACGCCAGCCAGCTGACCTTTATCCGTGGCTGGCATCGCCGGTTATTCCTGCTGCAGCGCTTCGCGCTGAGTCTTTAA
- a CDS encoding DUF3800 domain-containing protein, protein MGATSTFHLYIDDTGTRCPDRKTTVTRSDGMDHFAFGGYLVAAEDIDHIDQQHAQLVTDFGLTGPLHSTKIRGKKGAFSWLRCEDDRSRAFYEQLNQFVITAPIVATGCVVDRPGYVARYLERYDNKKWMLCKSAYSILIERAAKYAKKHDRKLAVYVEATGKREDALLKQYHVDIVDNGLPFNPATSGIYAPLEPADFKSILLKTPKFVKKDSGRMQLADLVAYAVAKGQYDSSYRAYEELRKHSRLIDNVLEDEEAIRAVGIKRYCFDN, encoded by the coding sequence ATGGGAGCGACATCGACCTTTCATCTGTACATTGATGACACGGGAACCCGTTGCCCAGATCGAAAAACGACGGTCACTCGCTCTGATGGTATGGATCACTTCGCGTTTGGTGGATACCTTGTTGCTGCAGAAGACATCGATCATATCGATCAGCAGCACGCGCAACTGGTAACCGATTTCGGCCTCACTGGGCCTCTTCATTCAACGAAAATAAGAGGTAAGAAAGGAGCCTTCAGCTGGCTTAGGTGTGAGGACGATAGGTCCCGGGCTTTCTATGAACAGCTAAACCAGTTCGTTATTACCGCACCCATAGTTGCCACCGGATGTGTTGTGGACCGCCCAGGCTATGTCGCACGTTACCTAGAAAGGTATGACAACAAAAAATGGATGCTATGCAAGAGTGCCTACAGCATTCTAATTGAGCGTGCAGCCAAATACGCGAAGAAGCATGACCGAAAACTTGCTGTTTATGTCGAGGCGACTGGAAAGCGGGAGGATGCGTTGCTGAAGCAATATCATGTGGACATTGTCGACAATGGCTTACCGTTCAACCCTGCCACATCGGGAATCTACGCGCCGCTCGAACCAGCAGACTTCAAGAGCATTCTACTCAAGACCCCCAAGTTCGTAAAAAAAGATAGTGGCAGAATGCAGCTGGCGGACTTAGTTGCGTACGCGGTTGCAAAAGGCCAGTACGACTCAAGTTACCGGGCCTATGAAGAGCTGCGCAAACATAGCCGCCTGATTGACAACGTCCTGGAAGACGAAGAAGCAATCCGTGCTGTAGGCATCAAGCGGTACTGCTTTGACAACTGA
- a CDS encoding Mor transcription activator family protein: MSNKPARTRREEEQQELLGDHSFNDDLLEHLDEIPDEVRKKWPRDLAALIDIYQAAMQRRGYSADEARSIAHTLMAEQSMYCGGRHVYIPKGDRFKQAVRDVELFRDWHDRGIVPDDLAARYKISTQHVYRIIKEQRGLHMKKVQPALF, from the coding sequence ATGTCGAATAAACCCGCCAGAACACGCCGCGAGGAAGAGCAGCAGGAGCTGCTGGGCGATCACAGCTTTAACGACGACCTGCTGGAGCACCTGGACGAGATACCCGATGAGGTACGCAAGAAGTGGCCCCGCGACTTGGCGGCCCTGATTGATATCTACCAGGCTGCGATGCAGCGCCGGGGCTACAGCGCCGACGAAGCCAGAAGCATCGCCCATACCCTGATGGCCGAACAGTCGATGTACTGCGGTGGCCGCCATGTGTATATCCCAAAAGGCGATCGCTTCAAGCAGGCGGTGCGTGATGTCGAGTTGTTCCGCGACTGGCACGACCGCGGCATCGTGCCCGACGATCTGGCCGCCCGCTACAAGATCAGTACCCAGCATGTGTACCGCATCATCAAGGAGCAGCGTGGTCTGCACATGAAGAAGGTGCAGCCGGCGTTGTTTTAG